Below is a window of Planctomycetota bacterium DNA.
CGCGCTGCTTCGGGATCGAAAAGACTCATCGCGTCATCGCCTCCAACGTCTTCAGCGGACGAGCCGGGTCGCGCAGCTGTCGGTATCGCGACAAGATCTCTCCCGCCCGCTCGCGTAGTCGCCGGTCTGCCTCAGTCTCTCTGTGTTTGATCGGCACGGCGTAAGTGAATTGGCCGGTTGGCGAATCGAACGTCGGGATCTGCATGAATCGCCGCTCGACGAACTCGCCGGTGCGCTCTTCTTCTGCCGCCGCGTCGACGAAGAAGTCGATCGCCTCTTCGGGGTAGCCGAACAGCAGGCCGTAGCCGCGAAAACGATCGAGCCGCGGCATGCGATCCACCACGGCAAGCAGCTCCGCTGGGTGCGTGTCGGGCGCGATGCCGTACCGGGCCCAGAACGGCTGCGTCCGCTCGATCATCTGCGCAAGCGACGGCCGATGCACGACATACGCGTCCAGGTACCGTTCGCCATCGTCCGCCGTCGCGAAGACCTGCACGTCGGCATACAGGTCGCCCGACCGCAACGGCTCCAGCCCGCGACGAATCCGCGTCAGCTCGTCAACGCTCGGGCTTGCCAGGTCGATCTTGCCCTGCCAGAAGCCGGAACTGACAGGCTTGAGCCCACCAGCGATCGTGAACAGAGCCTCGCGGTCGAGTGCATCTTGAACCAGGACAGCTGACAGCGCCCGAGTCCCGATCTCACGCGACTGCCCGCCATCGGGGGAGGTGGTTCGAGTGCTTACGCAGCCACAGACCAGCAGGAGCAGGGCCAGCAGCAACCGTGTTCGCGAGCGCTTCATCGTGAGCCTGCCAAGAGGTCGTCAAACAGACGGGTGTACCGGTTGAGCATGGTCGGGATTACAGCCGTTCAGTCCAGTGCTACTGCTACGACGCGGCGGCCGGCAACGAGCAGGGCGTAGGTCACCGCAAGGGCACAAACGGCCATCGGTCCGGGTGGCAGGTCCAGGCCGAACGCGGCGATGAGGCCAATCAGCGTTCCGACGAATCCGACGATGGGAGCAAGGACAAAAACCGTGGCCGTTCGTCGGCATAGCTCACGTGCGGCGAGCGGAGCGAGGACGAGGACTCCGAATGTAAAGAGGAAGCCGGTCGTCGCAATGGACAGGCTGATCCCGCCGCCAAGGACGGCTGCCAGGAGAAGACTCCAGACACCCAAACGCATTCCGATCGCTGCAGCCATGGTCGGATCCGTCAGAAGCAGCCCGAGACGTCGCCCGAAAACGACTGCACCAGTAACAACTCCCGCGAGCGCAGTGCCGGTGAGGATGACATCAAGTCTGCTCGCACCGAGCACGGAAGACCCGAGCACCGCCTGAAGCTGCCGCGTTCCTTGCGGTAAGTCTGCGAGCATCACAATCGCCAGCGCTGAAGCAGAGACGAAGACGATCGCCGATCTCTCGTCGCCGACGCCGATGGACGACGACAGCTCTGAACGACCACGTCCTATCCACAGGCTCGCTGCCACACCCGTTGCAATCGTGAGCAGCAACTGCAAAGAGACGGGTCCGATCGATGCAGGCAGCCAGCCAAGGAATGTGAGCAGCAGGGCGATCGCCGTGCCGAGTGCCGCCGACTGTCCGATAGCTGCACCGACGAACATCTGGCCTCGACCAACAACAACGACCCCGAGCAGCCCTAGCAGGGAGGCCGAGGTCAATGCCAGGACGTAGGCGTCACCGAAGAGCCGCCATGAGCTAAGGAAGCCGGTGAGGACGTCGCTCACGCTGCGTCCTTTCGCTTCGTCCCGACAACGAGCCGACCGCCGTTATCGTCGACGGTGATGTCCGCGTCGTAGGTCTCGCTCAAGGCCTCGCCGGTCAGCGTTTCGCGTACGGGTCCCGCCGCAACCCGCTTGTTCTTGAACAGCGCGACATGGGTGGCAAGATCAGCAGCAATCTGAAGATCGTGTGTCACGAAGAGCACCGTGATGGCGTACTCCGCGTTGAGATCCCGAAGCGTCTTGAGCACTGTCTCGGCCGCGGCGAAGTCCAGTCCAGCGGTCGGTTCGTCGACGACGAGAAGCCGGGGATCGCGTATGAGCGCGCGGGCAAGGAGCGCTCGTTGCTTCTGGCCTCCGCTCAGCGTGAAGTAGCTCGCACCGGCTTTGGACGACAGGCCGACAAGATCGAGCGTCTGCCTGATCCTCGAGTTCGCGTTGGAGATTCCGCGGACGCCGATGAGCCCTGCGGCGACGAACTCGCGGACGGTGGTCGGAAGTGACGACGCCAGATCGAGTCGCTGCGGGACATAGCTGACCCTGTGCCGATTGACACCCGCGCGATCTAAACCCCCGTTGAGGCGAATGAGGCCCCGCCGAGGACGCAATGCACCGAGAAGCGCCTTGATGAAGGTGGTCTTGCCTTCGCCGTTTGGAGCCAGGAGACACCAGAACTCGCCCGAATGAACGGTGAGCGTGACATCCCGCAGAATCACGTTGCGTCCGTACGACAGTGTCGCCTGCGAGACCTCGATCAGTGGCTGCTCACTCAAAGCGTTCTCCGCATCGTCCCGAGCACGGCAGGAAGGAACCGGGAAGACCCGACATCCGGTGACACGCTCCGCGTTTCGACGCGCAGCGGCTGGGAAGTGTTGGCGCGTGGGAGCGGAGAGACAAAGCGTTTTCGCAGAGTTGGAAGGCGTTGAGCAACCGCTCGAATCACCCGACACGCTCGGTCACGGCAGCGGGCTCATCATCGATGCCTTCCGCTGCCTCCCAGCTCGGAAGTCGGTCACCAAACGATCGCCAAGCATCGTGCCCGGCGGCCATCTCTTCGTCGTTGAGCAGGGCCGAGTCAAGTCGCTGTTCGATCGCTTCGCGGTTGAGCCGAACACCGATCATCACGATCTCCTGGCGACAGTCGCCGAGTTGATCGTCCCAGTGCTCTTTGATCCACTCCAGAGTCTCGCGATCGTCAGGCCACTCTTCACGGGGCGTCGACGCAAACCAACGGCCTGCCGCACTCATCGTGAGTGACTGACCCGCCTGACTCCACATCCCGCACACCTCCGGTCGAGACGCGACCCACAGGTAGCCCTTGCTCCGCGCCAGGCCTGGCAAGCCGGCATTGACGACTGCGTCCAATCGCTTCGGATGGAACGGACGGCGTCGGCGGTAGACGAAGCTGGAAATGCCGTACTCCTCCGTCTCGGGCACATGCTCGACGCCGTTGAGCTCCTGCAGCCAGCCCGGCATCATCGACGCCTCGTCCTCGTCGTACAGGCCGGTGTCCAGCACCGTCCGAGGGTCCGTCTGACCCTTGACCATCTCAAGGACGCGGGCGTTCGGATTGAGCTTTGCAAGCAGCTCACGAAGACGGCCTACCTCCTCGGCCGAGACGAGATCGCACTTGTTGATCAGGATCACGTTGGCAAACTCGACTTGATCAGTGAGTAGGTCCACGATCGTCCGCTCATCCTCTTGGTCAGCGCCCAGTGCCGGCCGTTCAGGCAACTCGTCAGGCGAATCGAAGTCTCTGGTGAAGTTGAGCGCGTCAACGACGGTGACCATCGTGTCGAGACGAGCCAAGTCGCCAAGGCATCGACCCTCTTCATCTCGGAAGCTGA
It encodes the following:
- a CDS encoding GTP-binding protein, coding for MTMQSQSPSRLPTTVLSGFLGAGKTTLLNHLLSNREGLRVAVIVNDMSEINVDANLVRDGGAALSRTEETLVEMTNGCICCTLREDLILEVARLAREGRFDYLLIESTGISEPMPVAAAFSFRDEEGRCLGDLARLDTMVTVVDALNFTRDFDSPDELPERPALGADQEDERTIVDLLTDQVEFANVILINKCDLVSAEEVGRLRELLAKLNPNARVLEMVKGQTDPRTVLDTGLYDEDEASMMPGWLQELNGVEHVPETEEYGISSFVYRRRRPFHPKRLDAVVNAGLPGLARSKGYLWVASRPEVCGMWSQAGQSLTMSAAGRWFASTPREEWPDDRETLEWIKEHWDDQLGDCRQEIVMIGVRLNREAIEQRLDSALLNDEEMAAGHDAWRSFGDRLPSWEAAEGIDDEPAAVTERVG
- a CDS encoding metal ABC transporter permease; translated protein: MSDVLTGFLSSWRLFGDAYVLALTSASLLGLLGVVVVGRGQMFVGAAIGQSAALGTAIALLLTFLGWLPASIGPVSLQLLLTIATGVAASLWIGRGRSELSSSIGVGDERSAIVFVSASALAIVMLADLPQGTRQLQAVLGSSVLGASRLDVILTGTALAGVVTGAVVFGRRLGLLLTDPTMAAAIGMRLGVWSLLLAAVLGGGISLSIATTGFLFTFGVLVLAPLAARELCRRTATVFVLAPIVGFVGTLIGLIAAFGLDLPPGPMAVCALAVTYALLVAGRRVVAVALD
- a CDS encoding metal ABC transporter ATP-binding protein; its protein translation is MSEQPLIEVSQATLSYGRNVILRDVTLTVHSGEFWCLLAPNGEGKTTFIKALLGALRPRRGLIRLNGGLDRAGVNRHRVSYVPQRLDLASSLPTTVREFVAAGLIGVRGISNANSRIRQTLDLVGLSSKAGASYFTLSGGQKQRALLARALIRDPRLLVVDEPTAGLDFAAAETVLKTLRDLNAEYAITVLFVTHDLQIAADLATHVALFKNKRVAAGPVRETLTGEALSETYDADITVDDNGGRLVVGTKRKDAA